In Xenorhabdus poinarii G6, the following are encoded in one genomic region:
- the pepB gene encoding aminopeptidase PepB: MTKQIMSITLSYQPANPCWGEKALMSSGEQGITIHLKSNGKLEAIQRAGRKIEGQGIRNIALVGEDWDLEKSWAFWLGFRSPKGLRTIEWPQLPAAEKQELERRIKYIDWVRDTINLPAEDLGPEQLAQRAIDLLSGIAGDAISYRMIKGDELREQGYAGVYTVGRGSSRDPVFLALDFNPTKGAKAPVFACLVGKGITFDSGGYSLKPSQAMDSMKADMGGAAILTGALALAISRGLKQRVKLFLSIADNMVSGHAFKLGDIIRYRNGKTVEVMNTDAEGRLVLADGLIDASAEKPQLIIDAATLTGAAKIAVGNDYHSVLSFDDQLVSDLLAAAGKENELFWRLPLAEFHRGQLPSNFADLSNITSPAHSAGASTAAAFLSHFVENYQKGWIHIDCSATYRKSAVEQWAVGAMGYGVRTIANFLLAKAK; this comes from the coding sequence ATGACAAAGCAAATCATGTCCATAACACTGTCTTATCAGCCAGCTAACCCTTGCTGGGGTGAAAAAGCACTCATGAGTTCAGGTGAACAGGGGATCACCATCCACCTGAAGAGCAATGGAAAGCTGGAAGCAATTCAACGTGCTGGACGTAAAATCGAAGGACAAGGCATTCGCAATATTGCTTTAGTAGGTGAGGATTGGGATCTGGAAAAAAGTTGGGCATTCTGGTTGGGATTCCGTTCGCCCAAAGGATTGCGTACCATTGAATGGCCACAACTACCGGCTGCGGAAAAACAAGAGCTGGAAAGAAGGATAAAATACATTGATTGGGTACGTGATACCATCAACCTTCCAGCCGAAGATTTGGGGCCGGAACAGCTTGCCCAAAGAGCGATTGATTTACTGAGTGGAATAGCCGGTGATGCCATCAGTTATCGTATGATCAAAGGCGATGAATTGCGTGAACAGGGATATGCAGGCGTGTACACTGTGGGCCGTGGCTCTTCTCGTGATCCCGTCTTTCTGGCCTTGGATTTCAATCCGACCAAAGGGGCAAAAGCACCCGTATTTGCTTGCCTGGTCGGTAAAGGTATTACGTTTGATTCCGGGGGATATAGCCTCAAACCTTCCCAAGCAATGGACTCCATGAAAGCCGATATGGGGGGGGCTGCAATACTAACGGGCGCGCTGGCGCTGGCCATCAGCCGTGGACTGAAACAGCGAGTGAAACTGTTCCTGAGTATCGCCGATAACATGGTGAGTGGTCATGCTTTCAAATTGGGGGATATCATCCGTTACCGTAACGGCAAAACAGTAGAAGTAATGAATACCGATGCGGAAGGGCGTCTGGTATTAGCTGATGGTTTGATTGATGCCAGTGCGGAAAAACCACAACTGATCATTGATGCCGCTACCTTGACGGGCGCCGCGAAAATTGCGGTAGGAAACGATTACCATTCTGTACTGAGCTTTGATGATCAATTAGTCTCTGATTTACTGGCTGCGGCAGGTAAAGAAAATGAATTGTTTTGGCGCTTACCGCTGGCAGAATTTCATCGGGGTCAATTGCCATCCAACTTTGCTGATCTGAGTAACATCACCTCACCCGCCCATTCGGCAGGTGCAAGTACAGCCGCCGCGTTCTTGTCTCACTTTGTCGAAAATTACCAAAAAGGGTGGATACATATCGATTGTTCCGCGACTTACCGTAAATCGGCGGTTGAACAGTGGGCAGTGGGTGCAATGGGGTATGGTGTACGAACCATTGCCAATTTTTTACTGGCAAAAGCAAAATAA
- a CDS encoding enhanced serine sensitivity protein SseB C-terminal domain-containing protein gives MSVLNGSITREIKVSGGSLITLSQPEEAPIQLIESLIDLFKQHKSVRQAFLVMAQDKRVDEKPNLLIGLELSVVLADSEVNDLIQAAGERAYDYLDEGESVDFCLLDEKEGGISHYLIQHTQPFYQRKLGSWLRETIPVVNQ, from the coding sequence ATGAGCGTATTAAATGGATCGATTACTCGCGAAATCAAGGTTTCTGGTGGAAGCCTTATCACCCTAAGTCAACCAGAAGAAGCACCGATTCAACTGATTGAATCACTCATTGATTTATTCAAACAGCATAAATCTGTCCGACAAGCTTTTTTGGTCATGGCTCAAGACAAGCGTGTAGATGAAAAACCCAATTTATTAATTGGTCTGGAACTCAGTGTGGTACTGGCAGACAGTGAAGTGAATGACTTGATTCAGGCCGCTGGTGAGCGGGCTTACGATTATCTCGATGAAGGTGAATCCGTTGATTTTTGCTTGCTTGATGAAAAAGAAGGCGGGATCAGCCATTATTTGATTCAGCATACTCAACCTTTTTATCAGCGAAAATTAGGGAGTTGGTTGCGTGAGACGATTCCTGTGGTTAATCAATAG
- a CDS encoding alpha-2-macroglobulin family protein: MYQRQLWQWVRRRRRYLVVMFTMLFSLFVLAGCDQSEPPEKDKQHASLSQHRHPQEVKTPSEGSTNKTAESKPMVDTKAAEKRYADKDVTILDASELQLDGASAMVVTFSAPLDPNQDFSQKMHLVDVKSGKLDGAWELSNDQVSLRLRHLLPSRKLRLTVDEGIKGSNKRQLMTGYQKDIETAPITPTVGFASKGFLLPSQATEGLPILALNVDRVDVNFFRIKDEALPAFFADWQYSSNMDNWDSKQLLQNAELIYTGRFDLNPAANTREKILFPLNNINELQKDGVYLAVMQQAGKYPDSNPITLFTLSDIGVSLHSYLNRIDVFTQSLKQGTSLKGVELRLLNAKGQTVAKATTDNDGHALLEKLREKDREATLLLATQNGHTSILDLKSPALDLSEFDIGGAQGYSKQFFVFGPRDLYRPGETLIVNGLLRDADGHPLKSQPVKVDILKADNQVVRSFVWQAENGLYQYRYAIPRDAETGMWSLRFDLGDKTPRYYKFNVEDFMPERMALEIKGNAGQQPVLSDKNVEFAITGRYLYGAPAAANRLQGLLFLRPARHAVATLAGYEFGSVQEKDLTRTLDEFDLTLDSAGKAHLSVNSDTWKSVASPVDVIVQASLLESGGRPVTRRAEQAVWPAEKLVGIRPLFNKKVIYNYSTGRDENRYNVDENSLAEFDIVYADASGKKYAASDLSARLIYERRDYYWRWSDSTGWDSNYNQKDLVMADESIRLAENGTAKISFPVDWGSYRIEVVNPQNQLVTSLNFWAGYAWQDNTGGTGALRPDQVKLSLDKPAYKPGEKMNVHLVAPQAGKGYLLVESSDGPLWWQKIDVPEKGLDVALPINQAWARHDLYLTAVVVRPGDKSRQATPKRAIGVLHIPLLDKARKLNLALNAPDKMRPNQDLTVKIKVTPQQGQQLPQQVNVLLSAVDSGVLSITDFKTPDPYDAFFGRKRYSVDQYDVYGHLIEAEGRQAKLRFGGDGSDSALERGGKKPLTEVKIIAEQAKPITLNTDGEGEITLPIPDFNGELRLMAQAWSDDEYGHNERKIIVAAPVITQMSLPRFMAGGDQSQLSLDITNATEQPQTVTLKFAAEGLVKLPGIASKKLTLEKGKRTTLQIPVKADHGFGQGEIFLTIDGLHLPGEKLTQYKNSWRIGIRSAYPAKTTQFADVIHPGQHWQLPSTALSDLAPKTVEGQLLLTSSPPLQIARYIRELYAYPYGCLEQTISGLYPSLYSNEAELKKLGITTQSDAKRRDAIDAGISHLLSMQRYDGSFSLWDRTGDEEFWLTAYATDFLFRATQQGYYVPVDALKAANNRLLRYLQDRTLISDRYTGSHPAIQFSVQAYAGLVLANQQKAPLSGLRQLYERRMQAESGLSLVQLGIALNLMGDSRRGNEAVHLGINKPRTPGYGLGDYGSLIRDDALIVALLTEHNMLQKDRVLQKDHVLQKDRDEKLLNLSNELIGRRYFSTQESSALYLAGRYFIGVTEQPWKATINPHMPPLDRDSALTAILTESQLAKGVEMSNQGKSTLYSRVNIVGYPLETPKPYSNVLTIKRTYFDLKGQPTHIEQMKSGEMVVVKLDVSATQPVPDALIVDLLPAGLEIENQNLAASSVSLNESAANLQDFIEKMQGADIRHIEYRDDRFVAAVAVPSYESATLLYLARAVTPGIYHVPAPQVESMYVPEWRAVGETPSTLEVVR, encoded by the coding sequence ATGTATCAACGACAATTGTGGCAATGGGTGAGAAGGAGAAGGCGATATCTGGTCGTGATGTTTACTATGTTATTTTCACTCTTCGTGCTAGCGGGTTGCGATCAATCCGAACCGCCTGAAAAAGATAAACAACATGCATCATTATCTCAGCATCGTCACCCTCAAGAAGTCAAAACACCGTCTGAAGGATCGACAAATAAAACGGCTGAATCTAAACCAATGGTCGACACTAAGGCGGCAGAAAAACGCTATGCTGATAAGGATGTCACTATTCTGGATGCTTCCGAGCTGCAATTGGACGGTGCCAGCGCAATGGTGGTGACGTTCTCCGCGCCACTCGATCCTAACCAGGATTTTTCACAAAAAATGCATCTTGTTGATGTGAAATCGGGCAAATTGGATGGGGCATGGGAGCTTTCCAATGACCAGGTGTCACTAAGACTGCGCCATTTACTTCCTTCCCGTAAATTACGCTTGACGGTTGATGAAGGTATAAAAGGCAGCAATAAACGTCAATTGATGACGGGTTATCAGAAAGACATTGAGACAGCGCCTATCACGCCGACAGTGGGGTTTGCCAGCAAAGGCTTTTTGTTACCAAGTCAAGCAACAGAAGGTCTGCCTATTCTGGCTCTCAATGTGGATCGCGTCGATGTCAATTTTTTCCGGATCAAAGACGAAGCATTACCCGCCTTTTTTGCTGATTGGCAATACAGCAGTAACATGGATAATTGGGATTCCAAACAATTATTGCAAAACGCTGAGTTAATCTATACCGGGCGTTTTGATCTCAACCCTGCCGCCAATACCCGCGAAAAAATCTTGTTTCCGCTCAATAATATCAACGAGTTGCAAAAAGATGGCGTTTATCTGGCCGTGATGCAGCAAGCAGGAAAATATCCTGACAGTAATCCGATTACCTTGTTCACATTGAGTGATATTGGCGTCTCTCTGCACAGTTATTTGAACAGGATCGATGTTTTTACCCAATCACTGAAACAAGGCACGAGTCTGAAGGGTGTTGAGCTGCGTCTATTGAATGCCAAAGGGCAGACGGTGGCGAAAGCAACGACGGACAACGATGGACATGCTTTGCTTGAAAAATTACGTGAAAAAGATCGCGAAGCAACATTATTGCTGGCCACCCAAAATGGGCATACCAGCATCCTCGATTTGAAGTCACCGGCATTGGATCTTTCTGAATTTGATATTGGTGGGGCGCAAGGATATAGCAAACAGTTTTTCGTCTTTGGCCCCCGAGACCTTTATCGACCAGGAGAAACCTTGATCGTTAATGGCTTACTGCGTGATGCTGATGGTCATCCGCTTAAATCACAACCGGTCAAAGTGGATATCCTGAAAGCGGATAATCAGGTTGTTCGCAGTTTTGTCTGGCAGGCAGAAAACGGCTTATACCAATATCGTTATGCGATCCCGCGTGACGCTGAGACGGGAATGTGGTCACTACGATTTGATCTCGGTGATAAAACGCCAAGATATTACAAATTTAATGTCGAAGATTTTATGCCTGAACGCATGGCACTTGAAATTAAAGGCAACGCGGGTCAGCAGCCTGTCTTGAGCGATAAAAATGTTGAATTTGCCATAACCGGTCGGTACTTGTATGGTGCGCCTGCGGCGGCCAATCGTTTACAAGGGCTGTTATTCCTGCGTCCTGCCCGTCATGCTGTAGCAACCTTAGCGGGCTATGAATTTGGCTCTGTACAAGAAAAAGATTTAACGCGGACCCTGGATGAATTTGACCTGACTTTAGACAGTGCAGGAAAAGCCCATCTTTCGGTGAACAGTGATACCTGGAAATCCGTCGCCTCTCCGGTAGACGTGATTGTGCAGGCAAGTCTATTGGAATCAGGCGGGCGCCCGGTCACACGCCGCGCCGAACAAGCGGTCTGGCCGGCGGAAAAATTGGTTGGTATACGCCCGCTTTTCAATAAAAAGGTGATTTATAATTACAGCACCGGTCGCGATGAAAACCGCTATAACGTAGACGAAAATTCACTGGCAGAATTTGACATCGTGTATGCCGATGCCAGCGGTAAAAAATATGCTGCGTCAGATTTAAGTGCACGTCTAATATATGAACGCCGTGATTACTATTGGCGTTGGTCTGACAGTACAGGCTGGGATTCAAATTATAACCAGAAAGATTTGGTGATGGCTGATGAATCTATCCGGCTGGCAGAAAATGGGACAGCGAAAATCAGTTTCCCTGTCGATTGGGGCTCTTATCGCATTGAAGTGGTGAACCCACAAAATCAACTCGTCACCAGCCTGAATTTCTGGGCGGGTTATGCATGGCAGGATAATACCGGGGGGACAGGTGCATTACGTCCGGATCAGGTTAAATTATCACTGGATAAACCGGCCTATAAACCGGGCGAGAAAATGAATGTGCATTTGGTTGCACCACAAGCAGGCAAAGGGTATTTGTTGGTGGAATCCAGTGATGGCCCATTGTGGTGGCAAAAAATAGACGTGCCAGAAAAAGGCTTAGATGTTGCACTCCCCATTAATCAGGCGTGGGCTCGTCATGATTTGTATCTGACTGCGGTTGTCGTGCGTCCGGGGGATAAATCGCGTCAGGCAACGCCTAAGCGGGCAATCGGCGTATTACATATTCCGTTGCTGGATAAAGCGCGTAAACTGAATCTGGCCTTAAACGCCCCGGATAAGATGCGCCCAAATCAGGATCTCACCGTCAAAATTAAAGTCACGCCACAACAAGGACAGCAACTTCCTCAACAGGTTAATGTGCTGCTCTCCGCAGTCGATTCAGGGGTATTAAGCATTACTGACTTTAAAACGCCGGACCCTTATGACGCTTTCTTTGGACGTAAACGTTATAGCGTTGATCAGTATGATGTATATGGTCATCTGATTGAAGCCGAAGGTCGTCAGGCAAAACTGCGTTTCGGGGGGGATGGGAGCGACAGCGCTTTGGAACGAGGTGGCAAAAAGCCATTGACGGAAGTGAAAATCATCGCGGAGCAAGCGAAGCCGATAACGCTGAATACGGATGGGGAGGGGGAAATTACCCTGCCTATTCCTGATTTTAATGGCGAGCTAAGACTCATGGCTCAGGCATGGAGTGATGATGAATACGGTCATAATGAACGTAAAATCATTGTTGCCGCACCGGTGATTACGCAGATGTCATTGCCCCGTTTTATGGCAGGTGGTGATCAGTCTCAATTATCGTTGGATATCACTAACGCCACCGAACAGCCGCAAACGGTGACCTTGAAGTTTGCCGCCGAAGGATTGGTTAAATTACCGGGGATTGCCAGCAAGAAACTCACATTGGAAAAAGGAAAACGGACCACGCTCCAAATTCCGGTCAAAGCCGATCATGGCTTTGGGCAAGGTGAAATTTTCCTGACGATTGACGGTTTGCACCTGCCGGGTGAAAAACTGACTCAGTATAAAAATAGTTGGCGGATTGGTATTCGCTCTGCCTATCCGGCTAAAACGACGCAATTTGCGGATGTGATCCATCCGGGGCAACATTGGCAATTACCGTCCACGGCGCTTTCAGATCTGGCGCCAAAAACGGTAGAGGGACAATTATTACTGACCAGCAGTCCCCCATTGCAAATCGCACGTTATATCCGTGAATTGTATGCTTATCCTTATGGTTGCCTGGAACAGACCATCAGCGGACTTTATCCGTCACTCTATTCCAACGAAGCGGAATTGAAAAAGCTTGGTATCACGACCCAAAGTGATGCCAAACGCAGAGATGCCATTGACGCCGGGATCTCCCATCTGTTGAGTATGCAGCGCTATGATGGCAGCTTTTCGTTATGGGATCGGACTGGCGACGAGGAATTCTGGCTGACGGCGTATGCGACGGATTTTCTGTTCCGTGCCACTCAGCAAGGTTACTATGTTCCCGTAGATGCGTTGAAAGCAGCGAATAACCGGTTACTGCGTTACCTACAGGATAGAACCCTTATCAGTGATCGCTACACGGGTTCACACCCGGCAATCCAATTTTCTGTACAGGCATATGCTGGTCTGGTGCTGGCTAACCAACAAAAAGCGCCGTTGAGTGGATTGAGACAGCTTTATGAACGTCGGATGCAGGCTGAAAGCGGTTTGTCTCTGGTTCAATTGGGGATCGCCCTGAATCTGATGGGGGATAGTCGCCGGGGTAATGAAGCTGTGCATTTGGGAATAAATAAACCTCGTACACCGGGTTATGGATTGGGTGATTATGGCAGTCTCATCCGTGATGATGCATTGATTGTTGCGCTGTTAACAGAACACAATATGTTGCAAAAAGATCGCGTGTTGCAAAAAGATCACGTGTTGCAAAAAGATCGCGACGAAAAATTGCTTAATTTATCCAATGAGTTGATCGGTCGCCGTTACTTCTCAACACAGGAAAGTAGCGCACTCTATCTGGCCGGTCGTTATTTTATTGGTGTCACTGAACAACCGTGGAAAGCAACCATTAACCCGCACATGCCGCCTCTGGATCGTGATAGCGCACTGACAGCGATATTAACGGAAAGTCAGCTTGCCAAAGGGGTAGAGATGAGTAACCAGGGTAAGAGCACCTTGTATTCGCGGGTGAATATTGTCGGCTATCCACTGGAGACGCCTAAACCTTATTCAAACGTTTTAACCATCAAGCGTACTTACTTTGACTTAAAAGGCCAGCCGACTCACATTGAGCAGATGAAAAGTGGTGAGATGGTTGTTGTTAAGCTGGATGTCAGCGCAACCCAACCTGTGCCAGATGCATTGATCGTAGACTTACTGCCAGCGGGTTTGGAGATCGAAAACCAGAATCTGGCGGCCAGTAGCGTCAGCCTGAATGAAAGTGCGGCCAATCTGCAAGACTTTATCGAAAAAATGCAAGGGGCGGATATTCGTCATATTGAATATCGTGATGATCGTTTTGTTGCTGCCGTGGCCGTGCCATCTTATGAATCAGCGACATTATTGTATCTGGCCCGTGCTGTAACACCCGGCATTTATCATGTGCCGGCACCACAGGTGGAATCCATGTATGTTCCTGAATGGCGTGCGGTGGGTGAAACGCCCTCAACCCTGGAGGTTGTCCGTTAA
- the pbpC gene encoding peptidoglycan glycosyltransferase PbpC (penicillin-binding protein 1C), with translation MRIVSARRYRLIVIMTLAILLLFPAAMWLADKIWPLPIHNVNMARVVVGADGSPLWRFADSEGIWRYPVTLDRVSPEYLQALLTYEDRWFYQHPGINPIALVRAAWQDLRAGKIVSGGSTISMQVARLIDPHSRTFTGKFKQIWRTLQLEWHYSKDEILTMYLNRAPFGGTLQGVGAASWAYLGKSPAELSSGEAALLAVLPQAPSRLRPDRYPERAQAARDKVLQRLVQYHVWSEEKVADIKEENIWLASRQAPHLAPLLARRMANEYQQEVIQTTIDTRLQRQLEDMVRNWKYQLADKTSIGVLVVDHTDMAVKAYIGSADFQDDSRFGHVDMIRAWRSPGSTLKPFLYAMALDDGLIHGESLLQDVPRRFHDYRPGNFDTGFNGPVSASEALIRSLNLPAVQLLEAYGSKRFTANLRNIGMKLRFPLGSEPNLSLILGGTATRMDELISAYSAFARQGKASPLRFTPQQKIRDRQLFSAGAAWIVRRIMAGEGRPQPDDTLPASVPLAWKTGTSYGYRDAWAIGLNARYTIGVWVGRPDGTPVIGQFGYATAIPIMNQINGLLMAELRHRSMHTPTDPRPASVTQASICWPSGTLLPQDSKNCRQRRLSWILDNTIPPTLSAVAQEGISGINERIWLDNKGLRVAPDCPDAHPETISLWPITLEAWLPVQERRANRLPPINQQCPPMKTDEAPLLIIGVREGEMMKRIPGKKDLALRITTQGGRGQQWWFLNGEQVAMTENSQPWTITLSQSGQYQLTVLDLSGQVSSINFELG, from the coding sequence ATGAGAATCGTTTCTGCGCGCAGATATCGGCTTATTGTGATCATGACGCTGGCTATTTTGCTGCTTTTCCCTGCTGCAATGTGGCTGGCAGATAAAATTTGGCCGTTACCCATACATAATGTCAACATGGCGCGTGTCGTCGTGGGTGCTGATGGCTCACCGTTATGGCGCTTTGCAGATAGTGAGGGGATCTGGCGTTATCCCGTGACGTTGGATCGCGTTTCTCCCGAGTATCTTCAGGCATTGCTGACTTATGAAGACCGCTGGTTTTATCAACATCCCGGTATCAACCCGATCGCGCTTGTACGGGCTGCCTGGCAAGATCTTCGCGCCGGGAAAATTGTCTCAGGGGGCAGTACTATTTCCATGCAGGTTGCCCGACTGATTGATCCACATTCACGCACGTTTACCGGTAAATTCAAACAAATTTGGCGCACACTGCAACTGGAATGGCACTATTCAAAAGATGAAATTTTGACGATGTACCTGAATCGTGCGCCATTTGGCGGCACATTACAGGGCGTTGGGGCGGCCAGTTGGGCTTATTTAGGGAAATCCCCCGCTGAACTCTCATCTGGAGAAGCCGCATTACTGGCTGTTTTGCCACAAGCCCCTAGCCGATTACGGCCGGATCGCTACCCGGAGCGGGCACAAGCAGCGCGTGATAAGGTCTTGCAGCGATTGGTGCAATATCATGTCTGGTCAGAGGAAAAAGTTGCGGATATCAAAGAGGAAAATATCTGGCTGGCGTCACGACAGGCACCTCATCTTGCGCCATTATTGGCCCGACGTATGGCGAATGAATATCAACAGGAAGTGATCCAAACGACGATCGATACCCGTCTGCAACGTCAATTAGAAGATATGGTACGCAATTGGAAATATCAGCTGGCGGATAAAACATCCATTGGGGTGTTAGTGGTGGATCATACCGACATGGCTGTTAAAGCCTATATTGGTTCCGCCGATTTTCAGGATGATAGCCGTTTTGGGCATGTGGATATGATCCGAGCGTGGCGCTCACCCGGTTCGACACTGAAGCCCTTTTTATATGCGATGGCATTAGATGATGGACTTATTCATGGTGAGTCTTTATTACAGGATGTTCCCCGTCGCTTTCATGATTATCGGCCGGGTAATTTTGATACCGGATTCAATGGGCCGGTCAGTGCCAGTGAGGCATTAATCAGATCGCTGAATTTACCCGCCGTACAGCTCCTTGAAGCCTACGGTTCTAAACGGTTTACCGCTAATTTACGCAATATCGGCATGAAACTGCGCTTTCCATTGGGCAGTGAACCGAATTTATCCCTGATTTTAGGGGGAACCGCGACACGTATGGATGAATTGATCTCTGCTTACAGTGCCTTTGCCCGTCAGGGAAAAGCCTCCCCATTGCGTTTTACCCCGCAACAGAAAATACGTGACAGACAATTGTTCTCTGCCGGAGCGGCGTGGATTGTCAGAAGGATCATGGCAGGGGAAGGGCGTCCTCAACCCGATGACACGTTGCCCGCCAGTGTCCCACTGGCATGGAAAACAGGGACCAGCTATGGCTATCGAGATGCATGGGCTATTGGCTTAAATGCACGTTATACCATTGGCGTTTGGGTTGGCAGACCGGATGGGACGCCGGTCATTGGTCAGTTCGGGTATGCCACCGCGATACCCATTATGAATCAAATCAATGGATTATTAATGGCGGAGTTGCGTCATCGTTCAATGCACACACCGACCGATCCCCGGCCGGCCAGTGTAACTCAAGCCAGCATTTGCTGGCCGAGCGGCACTCTCCTGCCCCAAGATAGCAAAAACTGTCGGCAGCGTCGTCTGAGCTGGATTTTGGATAATACGATCCCGCCGACCCTCTCTGCTGTAGCACAGGAAGGTATTTCAGGGATCAACGAGCGGATATGGCTGGATAACAAGGGGTTGCGGGTTGCGCCTGATTGCCCTGATGCTCATCCTGAAACCATCAGTTTGTGGCCGATTACGCTGGAAGCATGGTTACCCGTTCAAGAGCGTCGGGCGAATCGGCTTCCCCCCATTAATCAACAATGTCCACCCATGAAGACGGATGAAGCACCACTCTTAATCATTGGGGTGCGTGAAGGGGAAATGATGAAACGTATTCCTGGTAAAAAGGATTTGGCTTTGCGGATCACAACACAAGGCGGGCGTGGTCAGCAATGGTGGTTTTTGAATGGGGAGCAAGTTGCCATGACAGAAAATAGCCAACCCTGGACGATAACGTTATCACAATCAGGTCAATATCAACTCACGGTTTTGGATTTAAGTGGTCAGGTCAGTTCAATCAATTTTGAGTTGGGATGA
- a CDS encoding DUF2975 domain-containing protein has translation MHTSKLTRITTVSLLMSKLSLLIIFAVMVINVLSWLKPKFILEEYGLELALTGRALSHFDIEVFSTWKLIGGILISTIPLLSLAGSFWAFYRLFGNYKKGDYFSRITVKYLEYAGWGVILWSLLDIFCEPLLMLWLTLSAPVGERLISLSFTSSHFVAIFIAVCMAIISRILYQACDIYEENQSIL, from the coding sequence ATGCATACTTCAAAACTCACACGAATAACCACCGTTAGCCTGTTGATGTCAAAATTATCGTTGCTGATTATTTTTGCCGTCATGGTCATCAATGTGCTTAGCTGGCTGAAACCGAAATTTATTTTAGAAGAATATGGATTGGAATTAGCACTGACTGGCCGGGCATTGTCACATTTTGATATCGAAGTGTTTAGTACGTGGAAATTAATTGGCGGAATATTAATATCGACTATTCCACTATTATCTTTGGCGGGAAGTTTTTGGGCCTTTTATCGATTGTTTGGTAATTATAAAAAAGGTGATTATTTTTCCAGAATAACGGTTAAATATTTAGAATATGCGGGGTGGGGTGTTATTTTATGGAGTCTTTTAGATATTTTTTGTGAGCCACTATTAATGCTATGGCTGACTCTATCTGCGCCAGTCGGTGAACGTCTTATTTCATTGAGTTTCACTTCCAGTCATTTTGTTGCGATTTTTATTGCCGTCTGCATGGCAATTATCTCGCGTATTCTTTATCAAGCATGTGATATCTATGAAGAAAACCAAAGCATTTTATAG
- a CDS encoding helix-turn-helix domain-containing protein codes for MAILINLDVVMAKRKVKSKDLALAIGITEQNLSLLKTGKIKGIRFSTLNAICQYLDCQPGDILAFEED; via the coding sequence GTGGCAATTCTTATTAATCTTGACGTGGTTATGGCTAAACGTAAGGTTAAATCTAAGGACTTAGCGCTCGCCATTGGTATTACGGAACAGAATCTTTCTTTATTGAAAACAGGAAAAATTAAGGGGATTCGATTTTCTACCCTGAATGCTATTTGTCAATATTTAGACTGCCAACCTGGGGATATATTGGCGTTTGAAGAAGACTGA
- the ndk gene encoding nucleoside-diphosphate kinase, which translates to MTIERTFSIIKPNAVKKDVIGSIYARFESAGFKIIAAKMLHLTREQAEGFYAEHKGRPFFDGLVEFMTSGPIMVQVLEGENAVQRHRDLMGATNPDNALAGTLRADYADSFTENAVHGSDSVGSANREIAYFFSDDEIFPRF; encoded by the coding sequence ATGACAATTGAACGTACTTTTTCCATTATTAAACCTAATGCAGTGAAGAAAGATGTTATCGGCTCTATCTATGCCCGTTTTGAAAGCGCAGGGTTTAAAATTATCGCGGCTAAAATGCTGCATTTAACCCGTGAGCAGGCAGAAGGCTTTTATGCGGAACACAAAGGCCGTCCTTTCTTTGATGGCCTGGTCGAGTTTATGACATCTGGCCCAATTATGGTGCAAGTGCTGGAAGGTGAAAATGCCGTTCAACGTCACCGTGATCTGATGGGCGCGACAAATCCAGATAATGCCTTGGCAGGGACGCTGCGTGCAGATTATGCCGACAGCTTTACTGAAAATGCGGTACACGGTTCAGACTCCGTTGGATCTGCAAACCGCGAAATTGCGTATTTTTTCAGTGATGATGAAATTTTCCCCCGCTTTTGA